Sequence from the Catenuloplanes indicus genome:
AACGCCATGTGCATCGACTCGTCGCGGAACACCCAGTTCGTGCCGGACGCGAGGCCGTGCAGCAGGCCCCGGGAGCGCAGGAAGTAGACGTACGCGAACGCGCCGTAGAAGAACAGGCCCTCGATGCAGGCGGCGAAGCAGATCAGGTTGAGCAGGAACTTCCGCCGGTCGTCGCGGGACTCCAGCGTCCGCATCTCGAAGATTGAGTCGATCCACCGGAAACAGAACTCGGCCTTGCGCGCGATCGACGGAATGTTCTCCACGGCCGCGAACGCCGCGAACCGCTCCTTCTCGTCCGGCACGTACGTGTCCAGCAGGTTCAGGTAGAACTGGACGTGCACGGCCTCCTCGAACAGCTGCCGGGACAGGTAGAGGCGGCCCTCCGGCGAGTTGACGTGCTGGTACAGGTTGAGCACCAGGTTGTTGGCCACGATCGTGTCGCCGGTGGCGAAGAACGCGACCAGCCGGGAGACCAGGTGCTGCTCCGCGGGTGAGAGCTTGGCCAGGTCGGCGAGGTCGGCGTGCAGGTCGACCTCCTCCACGGTCCAGGTGTTCTTGATGGCGTCCTTGAACCGGTCGAAGAAGTGCGGGTACTTCATCGGCCGCAGCGTCAGGTCCATTCCGGGGTCGAGCAACATGAAGATC
This genomic interval carries:
- a CDS encoding ribonucleotide-diphosphate reductase subunit beta, producing MLLDPGMDLTLRPMKYPHFFDRFKDAIKNTWTVEEVDLHADLADLAKLSPAEQHLVSRLVAFFATGDTIVANNLVLNLYQHVNSPEGRLYLSRQLFEEAVHVQFYLNLLDTYVPDEKERFAAFAAVENIPSIARKAEFCFRWIDSIFEMRTLESRDDRRKFLLNLICFAACIEGLFFYGAFAYVYFLRSRGLLHGLASGTNWVFRDESMHMAFAFDVVDTVRAEEPELFDAEMERQVRDMLAEAVECEVQFAADLLDQGVSGMSLADMREYLQHVADRRLAVLGIAPMYGSVNPFAFMELQDVQELSNFFERRVSAYQVGVTGSVTFDDDF